The genomic DNA TGGTCTCGCCTCACTGCGGCTCGGCTTCCTGATTGCCAGTGAACAGATTGTTGCGGAAATCGAATCAATCAAGTCGCCGTATAATGTTTCCGGACTCTCGGCTGCCGTCGGGATCGCCATCATGGCCGAGCCGGAACTGGATCTCGTCTTGGAAGAAACGTTCGCGAGCCGGGACACGATTGCCCGTCTGGTCGAACCGCTTGGCAGAACGTATCCGAGTGCTGCGAATTTTGTTTACGTTGAATATGAGGAAGCTGAACGCTTCACCGAACGTTGTGCCAACGCCGGACTGCGGATCCGTTTGTTTGACGGAGCCTTCCGTGTCAGTTGCGGTTCGAAGGAAGCGATGGAAATCTTAGAGAAATGTGTAGAGGAGGAACTGCAATGCGTCGTGGGACAAGTGAACGAGTAAGTTCAGAATCAGAAATCAAGGTGGCGGTCGACCTCAGTGGCGGACCGGTTGAGATTAAGACGGGCGTCGGTTTCTTTGATCACATGTTGACGTTGTTTGCCTTCCAGGCCCGGATTGGTCTGGTGATCGAAGCGAAGGGCGATCTCTGGATCGATGCCCACCATACAGTCGAAGATACAGCGATCGTCCTCGGAGCTGCCTTGACGGAAGCGTTAGGCGACAAAGCCGGCATCGAACGGTACGGCGAATCACGTGTGCCGATGGACGAGACGCTTGCCTCGGTCGTCCTCGACTTCAGCGGTCGTCCGTATACGGTCTTCCTCGCCGAATTCAAAAATCCGAAGCTCGGTGATTTTGATACGGAACTGGCGGAAGAGTTTTTCCAAGGCTTGTCCCGCAGTGCCCGGATGACGATTCATGCCCAAGTCCTTTACGGCTCGAATACGCACCACATGATCGAAGGATTGTTTAAGGCACTCGGTCGTGCTGTCCGTCAGGCGGTTGCCGTGACCGGTGACGGCGTCCCGTCAACGAAAGGACTGATTGACCAATGATCGCAATCGTAGATTATGGTGTCGGCAATATCGCGAACATCGAACGGGCGTTAAAAGAGCTCGGGGAAGCCGTCATCGTTACAAGTGATCTGGAGTTACTTGGACAGGCGGAAGCGCTCGTCTTACCGGGTGTCGGTGCCTATGCGCCGGCAATGGCCCGGTTAGAAGAGACGGGATTGATTGAGTTCTTACAGAAACAAGCGACGAAAAAACCGTTCCTCGGGATTTGTCTCGGGATGCAACTGCTGTTTGAGTCAAGTGATGAAGACGGACAGACACAAGGGCTCGGTATTTTACCGGGAACAGTCGAAAAGTTACCGAGTGACGTCCGCTTACCGCACATGGGCTGGCATCAGTTGACGAACCATGGCGAAGCGGTTTATTTCGTTCACTCGTATGGTGCCGTCTGTGATCCGGACTGGATCGTCGACTCGGTCGAGTACGGACGACTCGTCCCGGCCATCGTCCAAAAGGACTTGGTGACAGGGATGCAATTCCACCCGGAGAAGAGTGGCGAAGTCGGATTGAAATTACTTAAGGAATGGAGAGAGACGACATGCAACTCTACCCAGCAATCGATTTAATGAGCGGACAGGCCGTCCGGCTCAAACAAGGTGATTTTCAACAGCAGACCTTTTTCGGGGATGCGTTGACGATTGCGAGACGTTTTAAAGAAGATGGTGCGACAGCGATTCACCTGATTGATCTCGATGGCGCCAAAGCCGGTGAACCTCTTCACTTGAGCCTGATCGCGGACATCAAAAAAGAAACCGGTTTGTTCGTTGAAGCCGGCGGCGGCGTCCGCAATATCGAAACGGTCGAAGCGTACGTTGGCGCCGGGATTGACCGGATTTTGATCGGCACGGTTGCTCTTGAAGACGAAGCGTTGCTCGAACAGATGATTGAACGGGCCGGTGATAAGTTGGCTGTGGCACTTGATGCCAAAGACGGGATCGTCCAGACACGCGGCTGGCTCGAAGCGAGTGACTGGACGCTCGAACGGGCAATCGAACACTTGATTCAAAAAGGCATTAAGACATTTTTATACACGGATATCTCCCGCGACGGGATGATGCAGGGACCGGATGTCGACGGACTGAACCGCTTAAAACGGGACGGTGTTGAACTGATTGCGTCCGGTGGCGTGACAACAGTCGAAGACGTCGCCCGCTTAAAAGAAATCGGGATGGACGGTGCCGTCATCGGCCGTGCCTTGCTCGACGGTTCGTTGTCGTTGAAAGAGGTGCTTCGCGTATGTTGATGAAACGGATCATTCCTTGCCTCGATGTCAAGGAGGGGCGCGTCGTCAAAGGCGTGAAGTTTCAAAATCTGCGTGACCTCGGAGATCCCGTCGCCGTCGCGAAATACTATTACGAACAAGGTGCCGATGAGCTGGTATTACTTGATATCTCGGCAACGCAGGAAGGACGCGACACGATGCTCGATATCGTCGAGCGGGTGGCGGAAGTCATCTACATGCCGTTTACGGTCGGCGGCGGCATCAAGACACTGGAAGACGCGAAACGCTTGATCCGTGCCGGTGCCGATAAAGTCTCCCTCAATTCGTCGGCGTTACAGAACCCGCAACTGATTCAAGACATCAGCCGCTTGTTTGGTGTTCAGGCGACGGTCGTCGCGATCGATGCCAAGCGGACCGGTGACTCATGGGGCGTCTTCTCGCACGGTGGGACACAAGCCGTTGGACGGGATGCGATCGAATGGGCGAAGGAAGCCGTATCGCTTGGAGCCGGTGAACTGCTCGTCACGTCGATGGATGCCGACGGAACAAAAGACGGCTACGATTTGGAATTGATCCAACGCTTACGCGAAGTCGTCAATGTGCCGTTGATCGCCTCCGGTGGTGTCGGGACACTCGAACACTTGGCGGAAGGTCTCGAAGCGGGAGCCGATGCAGCACTCGCAGCATCGATTTTCCATGAAGCGACCTATACGATGCCGGAGACAAAAGACTACTTGAAGGCGAGAGGAGTCGACGTCCGATGATCGAATTGAATTTTTCGAAAGGACTCGTCGCGGCCGTGATTTTAGATGAAACGACGAACGATGTCCTGATGGTCGGCTTCATGGATCAGGCGGCTTACGACAAAACGCTTGCGACCGGACTCGTCACGTTCTTCTCACGGACGAAAAATCGGCTTTGGACGAAGGGCGAGACGAGCGGACATACGCTCGAACTGCGCCGTATGTGGATCGACTGCGATCAGGACAGTCTGTTGATCACTGTCAAAGCGAACGGACCGACGTGCCATACCGGCAATCGGACATGTTTCTATACAGAAGTGGAGGTGCCGCATGCTACATGAACTTGAACGCACGGTAAAAGAAAAAATCGCGTCGCAAGATGAGGCGTCTTATACAAACTACCTGGTCAAAGCGGGGCGAGAAAAAATCGCCAAGAAGTTTGGCGAAGAGGCCTTTGAAGTCGTCCTTGCGGGCGACGATACACTTGCGGAAGAGACAGCGGATTTGCTGTATCATTTGACAGTGTTACTTGCTGATCGGGGTGTTTCGTTCACCGACGTCGAAGCCGTCTTGAACGAACGTCACGGGACGAAGTCGACGTTTAAGGATCGACCGGATATCGAACAGTGGTAATTCATGACTCTGCATTCCTAAAACGGGATGCAGAGTTTTTTTGCTGAAAAAAACGGGAAAACAACAAAGGAAGTGTCATCAAATCGTCAGAACATTTTGATAGGCAATTAATAGAAAGCGGGCGTATAATCAAGAGCATAGTCTGTTTGTCCAGAAAGTAGGTGTCACCTTGATCACGAAAAAAGAAATCACGAAAACGATCAAAGAACAATCAAAAGAAACGATCGAAGAGTTGCTTGCGAAAGGCGACTCGTTAAAAGAAGAAGTGGCTAGTGCGATCACGCACGGACTGGGTGTTATCTTCAGTATCGTCGCTTTAGTATTGCTAGTCCTGCAAGCCTCGAAGTCGGGCAGTGCCTGGAACATCACCGCCGTCAGTATCTTTGGTGCGACGATGATTTTACTCTATCTGTTCTCGACGCTGATGCATTCGCTGATGCATACAAAAGCCAATAAAGTCCTGCAGATCCTCGACCACGCGGGAATCTACTTATTGATTGCCGGGAGCTATACGCCTTTCGCCTTGATCACGTTGCGCGGACCACTCGGTTGGACGTTGCTCGGCATCGTCTGGGGTGTCGGGATACTCGGGATCATCTGGAAATTGTATTCGACCGGAAAACACGTTTGGATTTCGAACGCCTCGTATTTGATTCTCGGCTGGTGTTGTCTATTCGCAATCAAACCGATGTATGAAGCGCTTGGTTTACAAGGATTCCTTCTCCTGCTTGGTGGGGGACTTGCCTATTCACTTGGTGTCATCTTTTACGTCTGGGCACGCTTGCCTTACAATCATGCGATTTGGCATCTGTTCGTACTCGCCGGCAGTATCTTAATTTTCTTGTCAATCTTCTATTACGTGGCGCCGGCATCGGCACCGCTGTCTTGAAAAACTTAAAGTTACGGGACTGGCTCCCGTTTACACTCTACATGCTGATGGGTGTTGGACTGCTCCTCTATTTCCGTTTTTCGGGAATGATGGAGCAGTTCGATATTCAAGCGTTGTCTGACTGGATTCGCCAGCAAGGCGCCTTCGGCATGTTGCTGTACATATTGGCTTATACAATTCGTCCGCTCGTCTTTTTCCCGGCGAGCTTGCTGACAGTCTTTGGCGGTTATACCTATGGTCCGTGGATTGGAACGATTCTCGACGTCGTCGGTGCCGGAACCGGCAGCCTGCTCAGCTTTTGGATTGCCCGCCTGCTTGGTCGGCGCGGGATTGAAAAAATCATCGGTACCGGCAAACTAACAGCGCTCGACGAACGGATTGCGACGAACGGATTTGTCGTCGTCTTGATCGTCCGGCTGATTCCGCTGTTTCCGTTTGACGCGATCAGTTACGCGTCGGGGTTATCGAAAATTAAATTCCGGCAGTTTGCACTCGCCAGTTACCTCGGTATCATTCCGGGCGCGTTTGTCTACAACAACATCGGTGCGAGTCTGCGGGATCCGTTTTCCTGGCAGTTTTTCTTTGCGATCTTCTTATATCTCTTATTTTTTACCGTCGGTTTTTTTGCACAACGGATGTTACGGAAAAAACAAAACAATGAGCATATGTAAGCGCTTTATGTCATAATATGAATGCAGAGATGTGAACCGACATGGTAAAACAGCCTAGCATTTATTTAGGGGGAGTAATGAGTGATGGAACGAGTATTACGGGATGGTTTTATCTTTTTATCGCAAAACAAGACATTGAATGGTCTGGCAAAACGGTATGGTCTTAAATTCGGTGCAGGTCGCTTCGTCGCGGGGGATTCACTGGAAGCCTCAAAACGCGCGATTCAGGATTTGAACTCAAAAGGATTATGCGTCACGATGGATCACCTCGGTGAGTTCATCTCAACGGTCGGAGAAGCGGAAATGATGACGCAGGAATGTATTCGTGCAGTGGAAATGATTGCGGAAGAGAAACTAGACTCGCAACTTTCACTGAAATTGACGTCACTTGGTCTTGATATCTCGGATGAATTGATCCGCTCGAACATGGAACGGATTTTGACACGGGCGAAGGAAGTCGGCGTCTTCGTCACAATCGATATGGAAGATGAGCCGCGTTGTGAAAAAACGATTCAATTATTCGAAGAATTACGTCAATCCTTTGATAATATCGGAACGGTCATTCAGTCTTACTTGTACCGGTCGGAAGACGACATCAAACGTGTCGGACGATTCGAGACGAACTTACGGATTGTCAAAGGCGCGTATAAAGAGCCGGCAACGGTCGCCTTCCCGGAAAAAGAAGATGTTGACCATAACTACATCAAGCTCGTCAAACTGCAACTCTCACTCGGTAACTATGCCGCAGTCGCGACGCATGACGATGCGATGATCGAACAGATTATCCGCTATGCGAAAGACAACGGTATCGGGAACGATAAGTTCGAATTCCAGATGCTGTACGGCATCCGCGTCGAGCGTCAGCTTGAACTCGTGAAGCTCGGCTATAAAGTCCGCGTCTACGTCCCGTACGGTCGTGACTGGTACGGTTACTTCATGCGCCGTTTGGCGGAACGTCCGGCGAACGTGGCGTTTGTCCTTAAAGGCATGGTTAAAGGTTAATAGGGAAACGTGAGATGGAGCTGTCATGGCTTCATCTTTTTTTATCATTTCTTAATGATTGTTCGAAAGATTTTTACGTCCCGTGCTTTCCTCAGGCGAGACGCAAGTCGCGGCTCTTTGACCCATGGGATCAACGAGCCGGGTCTTGCCTGTCTCTGACAGCGCAAAAAACCGCGCTTTTTCCCGTAGGAGTCACGGGAAGCAAATCTTTCTTCACTTACTATTTAGGAGGCATGGTTATGGAGGTAACGGAACAGCAGTTGAAAATGCAGCTGCAACAAGAGGATACTATTATTTCGGAGGAACTGCTTGATCAGATGCTGCACCACATCGGCAGTTTGGATCCGGTCCTTCGCGATGACCTGATTTTTTCAAAACTAGCGGAATGGATCATGTCAGGAGAGTTCACGGTGACGTCTGCTAAACGAATTGTCTCGTTTGTACTCAGTCCGGACGGCTTGTTTTATAAAATGAAGACTTCCGATGATACAGCAGTCTTTACCCGTTCGTTTTCAGCGTTGCTTCTTGCAGTAGTACTAGAAACAGACGCAGCGCATCCACAACTGGAGGAGAAGACATACGAACAGATATCTAATCAATTATTGGAATATCTGAGTAACGAAACCGACTTTAGAGGATTTGTTCCTGACTATGGTTGGGCGCATAGTATTGCCCATATTGCCGATGCCTACGACGCTTGGTTCAAGCATCCCCGGTGTCAGGTCAGGAATGAGCAAGCGGCGATTGCCCGGTTCATCGAGATTTTGATGACACCAGACTATGTTTTTATCGATGAAGAACAGGAACGTGTCATCACAGCTTGGTTAGCGGCAAGAGAACGAGGAATGACAGACGAAATCTTTTTTACGACGATTGAGACATCAGTCCAAGCCTTGCTTGATCTACCGGTGAATTGGAGCGACGAACGATTTACTGTCCTCCGCAATACAAAACAATTACTACGGACACTGTATTTTCGGGTGAAATGGCAAGACAAGACATCCATGCTCCCAGAACAAATCGAACACTTTTTATTTCAAATCCATCAACAATATCAGTAAACAAAAAAACAGACGTGTCCATTCGACTTCTATGGGAAAAGGAAGCTTGCTTCCGTCAGGGACAGGCAAGACCCGGTCATCTAGATGACAGCTAGCTTGCGTCCCGCCCGAGAAAAGCGGG from Exiguobacterium sibiricum 7-3 includes the following:
- the hisB gene encoding imidazoleglycerol-phosphate dehydratase HisB encodes the protein MRRGTSERVSSESEIKVAVDLSGGPVEIKTGVGFFDHMLTLFAFQARIGLVIEAKGDLWIDAHHTVEDTAIVLGAALTEALGDKAGIERYGESRVPMDETLASVVLDFSGRPYTVFLAEFKNPKLGDFDTELAEEFFQGLSRSARMTIHAQVLYGSNTHHMIEGLFKALGRAVRQAVAVTGDGVPSTKGLIDQ
- the hisH gene encoding imidazole glycerol phosphate synthase subunit HisH, which produces MIAIVDYGVGNIANIERALKELGEAVIVTSDLELLGQAEALVLPGVGAYAPAMARLEETGLIEFLQKQATKKPFLGICLGMQLLFESSDEDGQTQGLGILPGTVEKLPSDVRLPHMGWHQLTNHGEAVYFVHSYGAVCDPDWIVDSVEYGRLVPAIVQKDLVTGMQFHPEKSGEVGLKLLKEWRETTCNSTQQSI
- the hisA gene encoding 1-(5-phosphoribosyl)-5-[(5-phosphoribosylamino)methylideneamino]imidazole-4-carboxamide isomerase, whose translation is MQLYPAIDLMSGQAVRLKQGDFQQQTFFGDALTIARRFKEDGATAIHLIDLDGAKAGEPLHLSLIADIKKETGLFVEAGGGVRNIETVEAYVGAGIDRILIGTVALEDEALLEQMIERAGDKLAVALDAKDGIVQTRGWLEASDWTLERAIEHLIQKGIKTFLYTDISRDGMMQGPDVDGLNRLKRDGVELIASGGVTTVEDVARLKEIGMDGAVIGRALLDGSLSLKEVLRVC
- the hisF gene encoding imidazole glycerol phosphate synthase subunit HisF, producing the protein MLMKRIIPCLDVKEGRVVKGVKFQNLRDLGDPVAVAKYYYEQGADELVLLDISATQEGRDTMLDIVERVAEVIYMPFTVGGGIKTLEDAKRLIRAGADKVSLNSSALQNPQLIQDISRLFGVQATVVAIDAKRTGDSWGVFSHGGTQAVGRDAIEWAKEAVSLGAGELLVTSMDADGTKDGYDLELIQRLREVVNVPLIASGGVGTLEHLAEGLEAGADAALAASIFHEATYTMPETKDYLKARGVDVR
- the trhA gene encoding PAQR family membrane homeostasis protein TrhA; protein product: MEELLAKGDSLKEEVASAITHGLGVIFSIVALVLLVLQASKSGSAWNITAVSIFGATMILLYLFSTLMHSLMHTKANKVLQILDHAGIYLLIAGSYTPFALITLRGPLGWTLLGIVWGVGILGIIWKLYSTGKHVWISNASYLILGWCCLFAIKPMYEALGLQGFLLLLGGGLAYSLGVIFYVWARLPYNHAIWHLFVLAGSILIFLSIFYYVAPASAPLS
- a CDS encoding TVP38/TMEM64 family protein, which produces MKNLKLRDWLPFTLYMLMGVGLLLYFRFSGMMEQFDIQALSDWIRQQGAFGMLLYILAYTIRPLVFFPASLLTVFGGYTYGPWIGTILDVVGAGTGSLLSFWIARLLGRRGIEKIIGTGKLTALDERIATNGFVVVLIVRLIPLFPFDAISYASGLSKIKFRQFALASYLGIIPGAFVYNNIGASLRDPFSWQFFFAIFLYLLFFTVGFFAQRMLRKKQNNEHM
- a CDS encoding proline dehydrogenase family protein, translating into MERVLRDGFIFLSQNKTLNGLAKRYGLKFGAGRFVAGDSLEASKRAIQDLNSKGLCVTMDHLGEFISTVGEAEMMTQECIRAVEMIAEEKLDSQLSLKLTSLGLDISDELIRSNMERILTRAKEVGVFVTIDMEDEPRCEKTIQLFEELRQSFDNIGTVIQSYLYRSEDDIKRVGRFETNLRIVKGAYKEPATVAFPEKEDVDHNYIKLVKLQLSLGNYAAVATHDDAMIEQIIRYAKDNGIGNDKFEFQMLYGIRVERQLELVKLGYKVRVYVPYGRDWYGYFMRRLAERPANVAFVLKGMVKG
- a CDS encoding DUF2785 domain-containing protein — translated: MEVTEQQLKMQLQQEDTIISEELLDQMLHHIGSLDPVLRDDLIFSKLAEWIMSGEFTVTSAKRIVSFVLSPDGLFYKMKTSDDTAVFTRSFSALLLAVVLETDAAHPQLEEKTYEQISNQLLEYLSNETDFRGFVPDYGWAHSIAHIADAYDAWFKHPRCQVRNEQAAIARFIEILMTPDYVFIDEEQERVITAWLAARERGMTDEIFFTTIETSVQALLDLPVNWSDERFTVLRNTKQLLRTLYFRVKWQDKTSMLPEQIEHFLFQIHQQYQ